From Larus michahellis chromosome 5, bLarMic1.1, whole genome shotgun sequence, the proteins below share one genomic window:
- the PCGF1 gene encoding polycomb group RING finger protein 1 isoform X3, with product MASPPQGGPMAIAMRLRNQLQAVYKMDPLRNEEEVKVKMKELNEHIVCCLCAGYFIDATTITECLHTFCKSCIVKYLQTSKYCPMCNTKIHETQPLLNLKLDRVMQDIVYKLVPGLQESEEKRIREFYQSRGLDRVTQPSGEDTVGGDPMGLPYSTFDHSRAHYFRYDEHVSLCLEKQSSSKDKSKAVLQVSGGPCGCPAGLPGPEPPGSAQTWPHSPCSGLGLQKYVRCSVRAQIRHLRKVLCHRLGLQLQHILFNNEALPDHMTMKQLWLSRWFGKPAPLLLHYSIKDKRR from the exons ATGGCGTCGCCTCCTCAGGGGGGCCCGATGGCGATCGCCATGCGGCTGCGGAACCAGCTCCAGGCCGTCTACAAGATGGATCCGCTCCGGAACGag gaggaggtgaAGGTGAAGATGAAGGAGCTGAACGAGCACATCGTGTGCTGCCTGTGCGCTGGGTATTTCATCGACGCCACCACCATCACCGAGTGCCTGCACACGT TCTGCAAGAGCTGCATCGTGAAGTACCTGCAGACCAGCAAGTACTGCCCCATGTGCAACACCAAGATCCACGAGACGCAGCCGCTGCTCAACCTCAAGTTGGACCGCGTCATGCAGGACATAGTCTACAAACTGGTGCCTGGCCTGCAGGAGA GTGAAGAGAAGAGGATCCGGGAATTCTACCAGTCCCGCGGCCTCGACCGGGTGACGCAGCCCAGCGGCGAGG acACGGTTGGGGGCGACCCCATGGGGCTCCCCTACAGCACCTTCGATCACTCCCGCGCCCACTACTTCCGCTACGACGAGCACGTCTCGCTCTGCCTGGAGAAGCAGAG CTCCAGTAAGGACAAGAGCAAGGCCGTGCTGCAGGTGAGCGGGGGTCCATGTGGCTGCCCTGCCGGTTTACCGGGCCCCGAgcccccaggctctgcccagacctggccccacagcccttgctcTGGCCTCGGCTTG CAGAAGTACGTGAGATGCTCCGTGCGGGCACAGATCCGGCACCTGCGGAAGGTCCTGTGCCACcgcctggggctgcagctgcagcat ATCCTGTTCAACAACGAGGCCCTCCCCGACCACATGACGATGAAGCAGCTCTGGCTCTCACGCTGGTTTGGCAAG CCCGCGCCCCTCCTGCTGCACTACAGCATCAAGGACAAGAGGAGGTag
- the PCGF1 gene encoding polycomb group RING finger protein 1 isoform X5, with amino-acid sequence MASPPQGGPMAIAMRLRNQLQAVYKMDPLRNEEEVKVKMKELNEHIVCCLCAGYFIDATTITECLHTFCKSCIVKYLQTSKYCPMCNTKIHETQPLLNLKLDRVMQDIVYKLVPGLQESEEKRIREFYQSRGLDRVTQPSGEDTVGGDPMGLPYSTFDHSRAHYFRYDEHVSLCLEKQSSSKDKSKAVLQKYVRCSVRAQIRHLRKVLCHRLGLQLQHVQILFNNEALPDHMTMKQLWLSRWFGKPAPLLLHYSIKDKRR; translated from the exons ATGGCGTCGCCTCCTCAGGGGGGCCCGATGGCGATCGCCATGCGGCTGCGGAACCAGCTCCAGGCCGTCTACAAGATGGATCCGCTCCGGAACGag gaggaggtgaAGGTGAAGATGAAGGAGCTGAACGAGCACATCGTGTGCTGCCTGTGCGCTGGGTATTTCATCGACGCCACCACCATCACCGAGTGCCTGCACACGT TCTGCAAGAGCTGCATCGTGAAGTACCTGCAGACCAGCAAGTACTGCCCCATGTGCAACACCAAGATCCACGAGACGCAGCCGCTGCTCAACCTCAAGTTGGACCGCGTCATGCAGGACATAGTCTACAAACTGGTGCCTGGCCTGCAGGAGA GTGAAGAGAAGAGGATCCGGGAATTCTACCAGTCCCGCGGCCTCGACCGGGTGACGCAGCCCAGCGGCGAGG acACGGTTGGGGGCGACCCCATGGGGCTCCCCTACAGCACCTTCGATCACTCCCGCGCCCACTACTTCCGCTACGACGAGCACGTCTCGCTCTGCCTGGAGAAGCAGAG CTCCAGTAAGGACAAGAGCAAGGCCGTGCTGCAG AAGTACGTGAGATGCTCCGTGCGGGCACAGATCCGGCACCTGCGGAAGGTCCTGTGCCACcgcctggggctgcagctgcagcat GTGCAGATCCTGTTCAACAACGAGGCCCTCCCCGACCACATGACGATGAAGCAGCTCTGGCTCTCACGCTGGTTTGGCAAG CCCGCGCCCCTCCTGCTGCACTACAGCATCAAGGACAAGAGGAGGTag
- the PCGF1 gene encoding polycomb group RING finger protein 1 isoform X1, translated as MASPPQGGPMAIAMRLRNQLQAVYKMDPLRNEEEVKVKMKELNEHIVCCLCAGYFIDATTITECLHTFCKSCIVKYLQTSKYCPMCNTKIHETQPLLNLKLDRVMQDIVYKLVPGLQESEEKRIREFYQSRGLDRVTQPSGEDTVGGDPMGLPYSTFDHSRAHYFRYDEHVSLCLEKQSSSKDKSKAVLQVSGGPCGCPAGLPGPEPPGSAQTWPHSPCSGLGLQKYVRCSVRAQIRHLRKVLCHRLGLQLQHVQILFNNEALPDHMTMKQLWLSRWFGKPAPLLLHYSIKDKRR; from the exons ATGGCGTCGCCTCCTCAGGGGGGCCCGATGGCGATCGCCATGCGGCTGCGGAACCAGCTCCAGGCCGTCTACAAGATGGATCCGCTCCGGAACGag gaggaggtgaAGGTGAAGATGAAGGAGCTGAACGAGCACATCGTGTGCTGCCTGTGCGCTGGGTATTTCATCGACGCCACCACCATCACCGAGTGCCTGCACACGT TCTGCAAGAGCTGCATCGTGAAGTACCTGCAGACCAGCAAGTACTGCCCCATGTGCAACACCAAGATCCACGAGACGCAGCCGCTGCTCAACCTCAAGTTGGACCGCGTCATGCAGGACATAGTCTACAAACTGGTGCCTGGCCTGCAGGAGA GTGAAGAGAAGAGGATCCGGGAATTCTACCAGTCCCGCGGCCTCGACCGGGTGACGCAGCCCAGCGGCGAGG acACGGTTGGGGGCGACCCCATGGGGCTCCCCTACAGCACCTTCGATCACTCCCGCGCCCACTACTTCCGCTACGACGAGCACGTCTCGCTCTGCCTGGAGAAGCAGAG CTCCAGTAAGGACAAGAGCAAGGCCGTGCTGCAGGTGAGCGGGGGTCCATGTGGCTGCCCTGCCGGTTTACCGGGCCCCGAgcccccaggctctgcccagacctggccccacagcccttgctcTGGCCTCGGCTTG CAGAAGTACGTGAGATGCTCCGTGCGGGCACAGATCCGGCACCTGCGGAAGGTCCTGTGCCACcgcctggggctgcagctgcagcat GTGCAGATCCTGTTCAACAACGAGGCCCTCCCCGACCACATGACGATGAAGCAGCTCTGGCTCTCACGCTGGTTTGGCAAG CCCGCGCCCCTCCTGCTGCACTACAGCATCAAGGACAAGAGGAGGTag
- the PCGF1 gene encoding polycomb group RING finger protein 1 isoform X2: MASPPQGGPMAIAMRLRNQLQAVYKMDPLRNEEEVKVKMKELNEHIVCCLCAGYFIDATTITECLHTFCKSCIVKYLQTSKYCPMCNTKIHETQPLLNLKLDRVMQDIVYKLVPGLQESEEKRIREFYQSRGLDRVTQPSGEDTVGGDPMGLPYSTFDHSRAHYFRYDEHVSLCLEKQSSSKDKSKAVLQVSGGPCGCPAGLPGPEPPGSAQTWPHSPCSGLGLKYVRCSVRAQIRHLRKVLCHRLGLQLQHVQILFNNEALPDHMTMKQLWLSRWFGKPAPLLLHYSIKDKRR; this comes from the exons ATGGCGTCGCCTCCTCAGGGGGGCCCGATGGCGATCGCCATGCGGCTGCGGAACCAGCTCCAGGCCGTCTACAAGATGGATCCGCTCCGGAACGag gaggaggtgaAGGTGAAGATGAAGGAGCTGAACGAGCACATCGTGTGCTGCCTGTGCGCTGGGTATTTCATCGACGCCACCACCATCACCGAGTGCCTGCACACGT TCTGCAAGAGCTGCATCGTGAAGTACCTGCAGACCAGCAAGTACTGCCCCATGTGCAACACCAAGATCCACGAGACGCAGCCGCTGCTCAACCTCAAGTTGGACCGCGTCATGCAGGACATAGTCTACAAACTGGTGCCTGGCCTGCAGGAGA GTGAAGAGAAGAGGATCCGGGAATTCTACCAGTCCCGCGGCCTCGACCGGGTGACGCAGCCCAGCGGCGAGG acACGGTTGGGGGCGACCCCATGGGGCTCCCCTACAGCACCTTCGATCACTCCCGCGCCCACTACTTCCGCTACGACGAGCACGTCTCGCTCTGCCTGGAGAAGCAGAG CTCCAGTAAGGACAAGAGCAAGGCCGTGCTGCAGGTGAGCGGGGGTCCATGTGGCTGCCCTGCCGGTTTACCGGGCCCCGAgcccccaggctctgcccagacctggccccacagcccttgctcTGGCCTCGGCTTG AAGTACGTGAGATGCTCCGTGCGGGCACAGATCCGGCACCTGCGGAAGGTCCTGTGCCACcgcctggggctgcagctgcagcat GTGCAGATCCTGTTCAACAACGAGGCCCTCCCCGACCACATGACGATGAAGCAGCTCTGGCTCTCACGCTGGTTTGGCAAG CCCGCGCCCCTCCTGCTGCACTACAGCATCAAGGACAAGAGGAGGTag
- the PCGF1 gene encoding polycomb group RING finger protein 1 isoform X4, which produces MASPPQGGPMAIAMRLRNQLQAVYKMDPLRNEEEVKVKMKELNEHIVCCLCAGYFIDATTITECLHTFCKSCIVKYLQTSKYCPMCNTKIHETQPLLNLKLDRVMQDIVYKLVPGLQESEEKRIREFYQSRGLDRVTQPSGEDTVGGDPMGLPYSTFDHSRAHYFRYDEHVSLCLEKQSSSKDKSKAVLQQKYVRCSVRAQIRHLRKVLCHRLGLQLQHVQILFNNEALPDHMTMKQLWLSRWFGKPAPLLLHYSIKDKRR; this is translated from the exons ATGGCGTCGCCTCCTCAGGGGGGCCCGATGGCGATCGCCATGCGGCTGCGGAACCAGCTCCAGGCCGTCTACAAGATGGATCCGCTCCGGAACGag gaggaggtgaAGGTGAAGATGAAGGAGCTGAACGAGCACATCGTGTGCTGCCTGTGCGCTGGGTATTTCATCGACGCCACCACCATCACCGAGTGCCTGCACACGT TCTGCAAGAGCTGCATCGTGAAGTACCTGCAGACCAGCAAGTACTGCCCCATGTGCAACACCAAGATCCACGAGACGCAGCCGCTGCTCAACCTCAAGTTGGACCGCGTCATGCAGGACATAGTCTACAAACTGGTGCCTGGCCTGCAGGAGA GTGAAGAGAAGAGGATCCGGGAATTCTACCAGTCCCGCGGCCTCGACCGGGTGACGCAGCCCAGCGGCGAGG acACGGTTGGGGGCGACCCCATGGGGCTCCCCTACAGCACCTTCGATCACTCCCGCGCCCACTACTTCCGCTACGACGAGCACGTCTCGCTCTGCCTGGAGAAGCAGAG CTCCAGTAAGGACAAGAGCAAGGCCGTGCTGCAG CAGAAGTACGTGAGATGCTCCGTGCGGGCACAGATCCGGCACCTGCGGAAGGTCCTGTGCCACcgcctggggctgcagctgcagcat GTGCAGATCCTGTTCAACAACGAGGCCCTCCCCGACCACATGACGATGAAGCAGCTCTGGCTCTCACGCTGGTTTGGCAAG CCCGCGCCCCTCCTGCTGCACTACAGCATCAAGGACAAGAGGAGGTag
- the PCGF1 gene encoding polycomb group RING finger protein 1 isoform X6, giving the protein MASPPQGGPMAIAMRLRNQLQAVYKMDPLRNEEEVKVKMKELNEHIVCCLCAGYFIDATTITECLHTFCKSCIVKYLQTSKYCPMCNTKIHETQPLLNLKLDRVMQDIVYKLVPGLQESEEKRIREFYQSRGLDRVTQPSGEDTVGGDPMGLPYSTFDHSRAHYFRYDEHVSLCLEKQSSSKDKSKAVLQQKYVRCSVRAQIRHLRKVLCHRLGLQLQHILFNNEALPDHMTMKQLWLSRWFGKPAPLLLHYSIKDKRR; this is encoded by the exons ATGGCGTCGCCTCCTCAGGGGGGCCCGATGGCGATCGCCATGCGGCTGCGGAACCAGCTCCAGGCCGTCTACAAGATGGATCCGCTCCGGAACGag gaggaggtgaAGGTGAAGATGAAGGAGCTGAACGAGCACATCGTGTGCTGCCTGTGCGCTGGGTATTTCATCGACGCCACCACCATCACCGAGTGCCTGCACACGT TCTGCAAGAGCTGCATCGTGAAGTACCTGCAGACCAGCAAGTACTGCCCCATGTGCAACACCAAGATCCACGAGACGCAGCCGCTGCTCAACCTCAAGTTGGACCGCGTCATGCAGGACATAGTCTACAAACTGGTGCCTGGCCTGCAGGAGA GTGAAGAGAAGAGGATCCGGGAATTCTACCAGTCCCGCGGCCTCGACCGGGTGACGCAGCCCAGCGGCGAGG acACGGTTGGGGGCGACCCCATGGGGCTCCCCTACAGCACCTTCGATCACTCCCGCGCCCACTACTTCCGCTACGACGAGCACGTCTCGCTCTGCCTGGAGAAGCAGAG CTCCAGTAAGGACAAGAGCAAGGCCGTGCTGCAG CAGAAGTACGTGAGATGCTCCGTGCGGGCACAGATCCGGCACCTGCGGAAGGTCCTGTGCCACcgcctggggctgcagctgcagcat ATCCTGTTCAACAACGAGGCCCTCCCCGACCACATGACGATGAAGCAGCTCTGGCTCTCACGCTGGTTTGGCAAG CCCGCGCCCCTCCTGCTGCACTACAGCATCAAGGACAAGAGGAGGTag